CGCGCAAGATGGAGAGAAACCTCCTCTGCGAACTGCTTTAGTAAATCTCTCTCCCTTAAGCAGAACAGGTCCATCTATTAATGTGCACAAACCCAAACTCAAAGTCCGTATGCATGCCATAGATATATTAGAAGTAACAAACTAACTATGGTTACCTGGAACTTGGAGCTCCTTAATATGCTACCTGTTAGCTTATCAGGAATAACAGGGCTTGGACCATTTAGGTGTTCCAATCCCAATCCCTTAaatggcttcttcttcttttgtgcAGCCAAAAATTCAGCATAAAGTGCTTTGCTTACCTAAACAAGGTTAAGTTGTTACAACCACACGAAGCACCTTTCATGAAATACATGGATGACTGAAAACAACAATAACCTGCTGCATTAGAACATTATTATCACCCTCAAATGTGGACTGGACATCAAATTCAGCTTTGAAAATTCCTACGCGGTTCTCAGTCTTTAGACCCTGGCCTCCACATGCCTCGCGACACTCCTAATATATTTATTAGAAAATCCAGTGAGAAAGAATGACTGGAATAAAGAAACATAATGATAGCACTTTCAACACTCAACAGTACCTGAAGCGTAATCATATTCTGCCAAGTTAGTGTGGCTTTCAGAGCACTAGAGTAAATGTGTATGGCTTTGCTCATTTCAGGAGTTCTTTTTACATACATCTTTTTCATAAAATTACCAGCACTGCTCATCAGACATCTGCACAAGGAAGCATAGTGAAATGATAACTGTTACATAAGTGAAAACATTGGCAAAAAAGTGCTATGAATTATTTGTTTCAATTACAGAGTATGGAAGCTTTGTACAACAATAAGGTAACTACcggaacaaaaaaaatatagctaAACTAGAATAAGAACTTGTATTAAATATTAACTATAGGTACATAAAACAATAGCAAGCTAGTAGCATACACTTTTGCTAGCAGTGGTAGAAGGCGTCGCTGGTGACTGGGATAATCAAGCAACAACATTTCAGGACCATCTGGTGTTAATGAAAAGGCCCTCCTCGACAAACCGTACCTCACAGCAATCGCTAGGCCTACCTGCATGCATGGAAAGTAGATAGCATATCATTATGTCCAATAcaattgtatccatgattcaACTCTGAACACAAGGCACATTCCTCAGTAAAGGGTAAAACTTATCCAAGCTagttctttttgaaaaaatcaactctATCTTTTCTGGCAAAAAAGCTAGAATCAGTTCCTCCAAATAAACAATCAATACCCAGATAATTTCCATGCTTGTTCAAATGAGCTATATTTTGGGGAAAATTTGACTTGTTACCTATCCCTTGCCCAATTGAGTAATGTTCCACTTCAGTAAAGTTGTTTGGTTAACCTTTACTGGGACCAGTTTGATTAATTGGTTGGTTAAATTCAAAAAGCAAAAAACTGCAAGCTTAAGGGGACTGTATTTGTTAAATTCATtgacaaaaatatttttatgtaaTTACATGAAAAGAAAATGCCTTGCAACACACCTTTGAAATGTAGACTGAGTTAACTGCAATGTTTACTCGACCAAGTGTAAGCGGAGACAGGAAAGCTGCAAACCTCTGTAAATCAACATTGTTACttgttcagaaaaaaaagaacaaaatctGGCTCATCTATCACGTCAACATATtgagagggagaagggggaCCTGATcttgatcatctatcatgctaACATATTGCCCATCTGGCAAAACATCAGCAACCCAATTAAGCAAGTTCTCGCGAGGAACACGTATATTCTGAAACCTGGTATAGAGGTGAAAAAATAGGACGTGATATACAATAAATGACATATATAACAATAcaaaaaacaagaaataaaattacTCACCAAATCCGCCCATTATCAACGCCATTCAATCCAATTTTATGGCCACAGTCAGCTATATGGATATTAGGCAACACATTTCCATCACCATCCCTTATTTGAGCTACAAAAGCATGGACTCCTTCATTTTTCCCATTTATGTGGAGTTGAGAAAAGACTATTGTATGCGTAGCATGCTGCAAAAAGGGATGAACATTTTTAGTAAGATATAACCAAATGCACACCATAGATGCAGAAAGTTAAGCAAGTGAAATGATATCTTACGTTAGCAGCTCCACCAATCCAGTATTTCTGAGCTGATTCACATGGAGTATTTATGATAAACTCTCTTGCTTTTGAATCATAAGTTGCTATTGTCTCTATTCCTCGCACCTTTTGTATGAAAGAAACAGAAGAGCAGAGCTTAATCAGCACTGTTACCCAGATATACACCATCCAAAAATGAAATGCTTAGCCGAACACATACATTGCTTCCATGACCTAGTTCTGTCATTGCAAAACAACCCTTGATATCATAATTTTCCGTGGCGAACAACCATTTGTCGTGGTGGCGCTTTGTTCCAAGAAACTTGATAGCGCTGCCCCTGGAATACataaagaaattaaagaaactAAACATGAGAAAATTTCAAACAAAAGAACTCCATATAGGCATATAGCACTATGTTTTAAGCTctatcaaaattttctacttaATATGCCACATATTACATGTGAGGAAACACAattcaaaaaataaatatagCTTTTTGTTGAGGCTAAAATTAAGCTCCAGGAACTTCCTTAAATTTTGTCTGAAATTCAGCTCAAAGTTTTCAAAGAAAGCTATAAACATGTCATCAAAGATGAAAGCTTCCAGAGAACTTTGTATCTGTAAAATTAGTGATAGAAAATATGGAAGAACCAGTATTTGTGCTGACAAAAAATTAAGATTAATTGCCAAAGGAAATAGTCTAAGGACAAAGGTGATGGCTTTTTTCATACCATTCATGTATGTTAGTCTAAAGAGCCACAAGAAACTCCTAGAAACGATCATCTAGATGTGAAAATCTCTGTAAAACTTGGTTAACCTCAGACACTAAATACATAAGACAGAGGTAGCAGTCATTCTTCCTCTGTGACAAGTCAGAAATAAATTATAATAGAAGAACAATATCCAAAGGCATCCTGCTGCTCGCATGAGTCACAGTTTCCAGCTGTTCAACGCCATCACCATCACTATTTGTCACAAACCAATCAGTTTTTGTTACTACTATTGCCAATCCAGCACAAGCGAATGACAAATCACGAGCACTGAAACAAAGAGAATCACGAGCACTGAAACAAAGAGAATTCTATAAATGGCAAAACACAAAGCAACCCAACAGGATGACAAGATCAGAATTTCCACACCAGTCTACCAAAAACACCAGATGGAACTCAAATCCAGGAACAATAAAAAGGACATAAACTTGCTAATTTGTCATGAAGCTTGGCAAGTTTTTAGCAGGTCGATCTGGGATGGGGCGAGACGGTCCCGATTTTGCCGGTGTTTGGTTGCGGAGCGAGGGAGGATGGGTGATGGGTCCGTCCCACAAGAGAATATCCACGCTAGAACGCTAGATGCGGGacaccccccctccccccgtctGCCGAAAACGAGCGGATGGGCTCGTCCTAGTTTGACGCTGTCCTTCTCCGTCTCGCGTGCGAGCTGCGTCGCGTCCAGGCACCGGAGTGCACTGCAGGTGACAGAGCAGGGCGGGGAGAAACAGCGCTGGTAGCAGCAAGAGCAGAGAGCGGGATCCGGACGGCGGCACCTTGGCGGAGCTTGCGGCAGGCGGGGTGCTCGTCCTCAGGCAGCATGCGCAAGCACTGCACGAGGGTAGCTGGCCATCGTGGAAACAGGCGGATGGGAAAGTTAAAATTCCAACTTTCCCTTCAATGGATTTGTAAAGATTCAATGGATTTGTAAAGATGGGTAGTAAAATCCATTTGCAACGGATCAAGGAAGCTTCCAGAGCGAGCGATTGAAACGAAACTCAACATGCCTGACGAATTTGGCCGGCGAGTATCAGGTGGCCAACGGGAGGTCCTTCGGTGGCGCGAGCTTCCCGCAAGCGGACGCGCCTGGCTAGCAGCCACGCGAGCTCCCTCCGCGGGCAGCCGCGCCTACTCCTCCCGCGGGCGGCCCTGCGTGCTCCTCTGACGGTGCCTGAGGCTGGCATTGCCTCGATTTGGATCCATGGACGGGGAAAACGGGAaagaacagaggaagaggaagatcgGAAAGGGAGGCTGACATGCGGGTGCAGATAACGTGTTACAATATCATCAATCCTAGGGCAACTATCCCTCCTATCAAACATAAAACTGGAACGGATCTATCCCATCTCAACTAAATAATGAACGGGACCGTCCCATCCCACAAAAAAAGACATGACCTACCAAACAGAAAACTAGAACTGATCTATCCCATCTCAACCAAATAATGAACGGGACCATCCCATCACACAAAACTGGAACAGGCTCAACCAAATAATGAACGGGACCATCCCATCCCACAAAACTGGAACAAGACGATCCCATCCCATCTCGcctcccaaccaaacacacgctTGCTACCCACGAAAGATCCAACCTATAATAATGCATTAACACTGGAAATTGTAGCAATAGTCACCAGAGGAAGAAGTGGACACCAATCTTGATGGCAAGAGAGTGGTCAGACACAGATGCAGTCGAGGAGGGCGATCTTGCGGAGCTCGGCTTCGGCTCCATCCTCACTGAGCCACCCTTGGAACACCTCGCGCCGCGTCAGATACGCGATCCGATGCATGGTGGCCTCCCGCTACCCTTCCTTTCCCTCATTGAAGTCCGGCCCCACGAACACCCTGCCGTCCGTCCCCGTGCGCCGGCAGCCTCCTAAGGTCGCTCAAAGTGAACGCCGGTGGCGGCTCGCTGGACTCCGACGGGGCATAGCTCAAGCAGCAGGACGGTTCCAGGGAAGTCCTTCCTTGTACAGGGAccgcggcgccgggcgggcCGCGGGTGACGGTGAGGTCGGGTCCATCACGAAAGGTTTGGGGTTCGGCACGGACAAGGCAGAGTCGTGGAGGTCTGGGTGATCACAGGGGTGGCAACGGGACAACGAAGCAGCTTTGAGGTAAacaaggaggcggcggagatcTCTAATGTACGAATCTTGGTCAGGCCCCTTGCCGTCCTCGACCTCCCATCGCGCCACGTCACCTCCATTTTCTCAAGCGTCAAATCGTGCGCAAACGTCTGAGATCGTTCAAGAATTCGGATAATTTTGCAACAAGGCCCTCGTACTTTGCATCGATCCCCCGCCGGCGCTCGACCTCGAATCCGAGTGCCGAGTGGCGGGGAAGGCCGCCAGCGTGGAGGCGgaaggccgcggccgcgggcccTGGGAACCGGTGAGGTTGGGTGCGAGCCCTGGCATGCCGGCCACGGCAGACGAGCAGCGGCGCGAGCCGAGGGCGCAGTTACGACTGCCGGCGAGGCATGGGGCTGCAGCATCCGATACCAGGCGGCGGGGCCTCGGCCTCCGACTGCTGGATCTGGGGGCGCCAACGGCGTGGGGCATGAGGGGACAGCGGAGACTGGCCCCGCAAGGGTGGCTCTGCTGCTCCCGCTCCTCCGAGCGGTGGCAGGCGGCTGCAGGGGCTGTGCACCCTGGCCGGCGAACAATGGCCCACGCCCCGGCTGTCGGAGGGGGCCTCCATGATGAGCCCGAGCTCACCCTCGGAGCCGCGCGGTTTCGCGTGGGTGGGCGGCCgcggcagtggcagtggcagcgAAGGCCGGTGCGTGAACGGTGGACTGCTGCCGGTACATGATGTGCGCGGCTCCTGGCGGCCGGCGAGACGGAGAGGCGTGGCCGCGTGGGGGCAGCGCACGGCTGCGGTAAAGCTCCCAGGAAAAGCTGCTGGCGAGCATGTCGTTGACGTGCTGGAGCTGCTCCACCTCCGGGTCATTCCACTCCGGCGAGGTGGAGACGACTCCCAGCCAGTAGCCACTGCAGCCTGTTGCCCGCGgatgctgctcctcctcctccaaggaTCTCCGCTCCTGCAAGCGGCACTCCTACTGCTTCTTTCTGACTCGTATGCATGCTTAGCATTTTTCTGCAGCCCATTGCTCAACTCAAACAACTTGCTCCTCTATTCTCTGCTGATCCTTTCATTTTCATTGGCAAGTTAAATCTCTCATTCGATGCTTGAAAATCTCCCGACTCCCACCCTTATGCTACCGTATCCCCTGTCAATCTTTAAGTTATGGAACTGATTCTTATAAAGTTGAAAGGGGAGCAATGATTGGTTAATGTATACATCTCTGCTCCCTCTGTGTGATCAGATGAGGAGACCAGACATTCAGACCCAAATCAGCAGAAGTTTTTACAAGAGCAACCGGTGAGCAAATATAAATTCATCAGAACAGTGTCAAATTTGTCCCGGCTTTGTTGTCAGAAACAAGGCGTCGTCTTACTAGAGTGCAAGAAGTGCCCATTAGGACAGAGGCGACGAAGCTCCAGCTCTAGGACGACGAACACTATGGGCGAGCATCACAAGTCAGAGCGCGGAACAGAGGTCAGAGGAGATAGATATCCGCACGATTCTTCAACACCAAGCGTTGTTTTTTCGGAAATCGTAAGCAACCAACCAACCGAGTAATTGCCGATAAAACGTGGGATGAGGAAAAAGCGATGGGCAATTGCCGTACCAGAGGAAGAAGTGGACGCCGATCTTGATGGCGAGGGAGTGGTCGTAGACGCCGAGGCACTCGAGCAGCGCGAGCTTGCGGAGCTCGGCCTCGGCCCCTGGCTCGGTAAGCCACCCGCGGAACACGCCCCGCCGCGCTAGGTGCGCGACCCGCCGCATCGTGGCCTCCCGCTGCGCCTCCTTCCCGTCGTTGTAGTCCGGCGCCACGAAGACCCTACTCCCACTGCAGCGCTGGCGCGGGCAGAAGAGCTGGCTCTCCTCCATGACGCGGAATACCCAGTCGCGCTCCCTGAGGTGGTGCCCGTCGAGGAGCGCGCGGAGCTCAGCGGGCGGGAACGCTGGCGCGGGCTCGGTCGACTCCGGCAGCGCGTAGCTGAGGCATGGGGAAGGACC
Above is a genomic segment from Setaria viridis chromosome 4, Setaria_viridis_v4.0, whole genome shotgun sequence containing:
- the LOC117853000 gene encoding acyl-coenzyme A oxidase 3, peroxisomal isoform X2, yielding MEPKPSSARSPSSTASVSDHSLAIKIGVHFFLWGSAIKFLGTKRHHDKWLFATENYDIKGCFAMTELGHGSNVRGIETIATYDSKAREFIINTPCESAQKYWIGGAANHATHTIVFSQLHINGKNEGVHAFVAQIRDGDGNVLPNIHIADCGHKIGLNGVDNGRIWFQNIRVPRENLLNWVADVLPDGQYVSMIDDQDQRFAAFLSPLTLGRVNIAVNSVYISKVGLAIAVRYGLSRRAFSLTPDGPEMLLLDYPSHQRRLLPLLAKVCLMSSAGNFMKKMYVKRTPEMSKAIHIYSSALKATLTWQNMITLQECREACGGQGLKTENRVGIFKAEFDVQSTFEGDNNVLMQQVSKALYAEFLAAQKKKKPFKGLGLEHLNGPSPVIPDKLTGSILRSSKFQMDLFCLRERDLLKQFAEEVSLHLARGESREKALMLSFQLAEDLARAFTERTILQIFLEDEMNVPSGSLKELLGLLRSLYVMVSIDESASFLRYGYLSRGNVAGVRKEVLKLCSELRPHALAVVSSFGIPDAFLSPLAFDWIEANALSTGSH
- the LOC117853000 gene encoding acyl-coenzyme A oxidase 3, peroxisomal isoform X1, whose amino-acid sequence is MDPALSPAGRRAATIARHLAGALPSPPPLAATVALLGPSPCLSYALPESTEPAPAFPPAELRALLDGHHLRERDWVFRVMEESQLFCPRQRCSGSRVFVAPDYNDGKEAQREATMRRVAHLARRGVFRGWLTEPGAEAELRKLALLECLGVYDHSLAIKIGVHFFLWGSAIKFLGTKRHHDKWLFATENYDIKGCFAMTELGHGSNVRGIETIATYDSKAREFIINTPCESAQKYWIGGAANHATHTIVFSQLHINGKNEGVHAFVAQIRDGDGNVLPNIHIADCGHKIGLNGVDNGRIWFQNIRVPRENLLNWVADVLPDGQYVSMIDDQDQRFAAFLSPLTLGRVNIAVNSVYISKVGLAIAVRYGLSRRAFSLTPDGPEMLLLDYPSHQRRLLPLLAKVCLMSSAGNFMKKMYVKRTPEMSKAIHIYSSALKATLTWQNMITLQECREACGGQGLKTENRVGIFKAEFDVQSTFEGDNNVLMQQVSKALYAEFLAAQKKKKPFKGLGLEHLNGPSPVIPDKLTGSILRSSKFQMDLFCLRERDLLKQFAEEVSLHLARGESREKALMLSFQLAEDLARAFTERTILQIFLEDEMNVPSGSLKELLGLLRSLYVMVSIDESASFLRYGYLSRGNVAGVRKEVLKLCSELRPHALAVVSSFGIPDAFLSPLAFDWIEANALSTGSH